One window from the genome of Aricia agestis chromosome 6, ilAriAges1.1, whole genome shotgun sequence encodes:
- the LOC121728040 gene encoding uncharacterized protein LOC121728040: MENARVLRSGKSTPSREETPSSGQTTTHETNTWSRGTGVEDTTESSTRTDARAKLNSVPAQIDNVVENVGSAPGTIVNVPGDRASSKLSALQAELEYHNSELARARAASAAAMSRLEIARIELGESTDADQPPRSNKTRVEGWISEQCVRPSTSAQNPGRDPRPTENIEPRAGNTSLSDMTLLANAIVQAVNSSRSEATPKFIHELPHFDGTITEWMAFKSVFNDTADMFSDIQNVARLRKALRGAARETVRALLYTVSDPYEIIDTLERRYGRPELLILSEIENIKRLPRMTEDGRNVSSFASKISNTVAAIKSLNQPQYLYSPELVGRIVDKLNIILKYKWYEFKSERPGAPELELMARFLNIMADQCGAMFAYETAREERRGKMKPRASFVAHRLAEIESTTTPADWRWVPSADNVADDATKGIPVNFSSTHRWFTGPSFILDDPATWPCEKRTAVPLPPSGEERIIKQVHVCVDHVNNDYLPKVERFSKYKRLVRAAATVLLSAEAFKAKLLKRKVNTEISPDHIRLAELLLIKRSQNISFADDIKTIEAGQRPPKRSPFHKLAVKLDRSGILYLDSRVKEEYNLPVLHAKEEFTRLLVHHTHAVFNHGNHQTVMNELRQRYHIIGLRSILRYICNKCQWCRTYRGTPSKIPLGDLPPERLAHNQPPFTALAVDYFGPMQVTIGRRHEKRWGAIYTCLTTRAVHLELVPSLSASSMIMSLRRMMSRRGTPTVIYSDNGTNFVGAEKEVTEALQQNDDAMKVFASGKQIIWKRIPPGAPNMGGAWERLVRSVKAALRVTLTEKTPPDEVLHTLLLEAEHVINTRPLTPVNPDLNEESLTPNHFLIGRSSGMIPFGSYKDYTADSRSWKAAQKLAEAFWARWVAEYKPQLMPRLGNPQHSNLNPGDIVIICDRTMPRGIWPRGEIIKTFPGPDGRVRVAEVRTAAGLIRRPASRLILVSSQE; the protein is encoded by the exons ATGGAGAACGCGCGTGTGTTGCGCTCGGGCAAGTCCACGCCCTCGCGGGAAGAGACGCCATCGTCAGGGCAGACCACGACCCACGAGACCAACACATGGAGCAGAGGCACCGGCGTTGAAGACACGACGGAGAGCAGCACGCGTACCGACGCTAGGGCCAAACTAAATTCAGTACCCGCACAAATCGACAACGTAGTCGAAAATGTAGGAAGTGCGCCGGGCACTATAGTTAACGTCCCCGGGGACAGAGCAAGCAGCAAATTATCCGCGTTGCAGGCCGAATTAGAGTATCACAACTCCGAACTAGCACGGGCTAGGGCGGCGTCCGCAGCTGCCATGAGTCGGCTGGAAATAGCTAGGATAGAGCTAGGAGAATCCACCGACGCGGACCAGCCACCCAGATCGAATAAAACCCGAGTTGAAGGCTGGATCTCGGAGCAATGTGTTAGGCCGTCAACAAGCGCTCAAAACCCGGGACGAGACCCGCGTCCGACCGAAAACATCGAACCGCGCGCCGGTAACACGTCGCTTAGCGACATGACATTGCTAGCCAACGCGATAGTTCAAGCGGTCAATTCGAGTAGGTCGGAAGCGACGCCTAAATTCATTCATGAGTTGCCCCACTTCGACGGAACAATTACGGAGTGGATGGCGTTTAAATCCGTTTTTAATGACACCGCGGATATGTTCTCGGACATTCAAAATGTAGCTAGGTTAAGAAAAGCATTAAGAGGCGCGGCCCGCGAAACAGTTAGAGCTTTGCTATACACAGTATCGGACCCGTACGAAATAATAGATACGCTAGAACGGCGATACGGCAGGCCAGAACTACTTATTCTCTCCGAAATCGAAAACATAAAACGTTTACCCCGTATGACGGAAGACGGGCGCAATGTTAGTAGTTTCGCGAGTAAAATATCAAACACGGTAGCGGCCATAAAATCACTTAACCAGCCACAATATTTGTATTCTCCCGAGTTAGTGGGTCGAATAGTCgacaagttaaatattattttaaaatataagtggtACGAGTTCAAATCTGAACGACCCGGAGCACCGGAGCTCGAATTAATggctagatttttaaatattatggcggATCAGTGCGGCGCGATGTTCGCGTACGAAACAGCTAGGGAGGAAAGGAGAGGCAAGATGAAACCTCGCGCG TCGTTTGTCGCGCACCGGCTAGCCGAGATCGAAAGTACAACGACCCCGGCCGACTGGCGATGGGTGCCGAGCGCCGACAACGTCGCGGACGACGCTACCAAGGGCATTCCGGTGAATTTTAGTTCGACACACAGATGGTTTACAggacctagctttattttagaCGACCCCGCGACATGGCCGTGCGAAAAGCGGACCGCGGTTCCCTTACCCCCTTCAGGGGAGGAGAGAATAATTAAGCAGGTTCACGTCTGTGTAGACCATGTAAATAACGATTACTTGCCTAAAGTTGAAAGGTTTTCGAAGTATAAGCGCCTGGTACGCGCTGCTGCCACCGTCTTGCTCTCGGCTGAGGCATTTAAAGCCAAATTGCTCAAGAGAAAAGTAAATACGGAAATCTCTCCTGATCACATCAGACTAGCAGAATTGCTGCTTATCAAGAGGAGTCAGAACATCTCGTTCGCGGACGATATAAAGACGATAGAGGCTGGGCAACGACCTCCGAAGAGGTCCCCCTTTCACAAACTTGCTGTGAAACTCGACCGCAGCGGGATATTATACCTCGATAGCAGAGTTAAGGAAGAATATAATCTGCCTGTCCTACATGCGAAGGAAGAATTTACCCGACTGTTAGTGCATCACACGCACGCAGTATTTAACCACGGCAATCACCAAACCGTGATGAACGAGCTCCGACAGCGCTACCACATAATTGGACTACGCAGCATCCTTCGCTATATATGCAACAAGTGTCAATGGTGTAGAACCTACAGGGGAACTCCCTCTAAAATTCCTCTGGGTGACTTACCTCCTGAAAGACTGGCCCACAATCAGCCGCCGTTCACAGCCTTGGCGGTTGACTATTTTGGCCCAATGCAAGTCACGATCGGGCGAAGACACGAGAAGCGGTGGGGCGCAATTTACACGTGCCTCACCACTCGGGCCGTGCATCTGGAGCTGGTGCCTTCCCTATCTGCATCCTCCATGATCATGAGCTTGCGCCGAATGATGTCCCGCCGTGGCACTCCAACGGTCATATATAGCGACAACGGAACCAACTTCGTGGGCGCCGAGAAAGAAGTGACGGAAGCTCTTCAACAAAATGACGACGCGATGAAGGTCTTCGCCTCCGGAAAACAGATAATTTGGAAAAGAATACCCCCTGGGGCCCCGAACATGGGCGGCGCCTGGGAGAGATTAGTGAGATCTGTGAAGGCGGCATTACGAGTCACCTTAACAGAAAAGACGCCCCCAGATGAAGTGTTGCATACGCTGTTGCTGGAAGCAGAACATGTCATAAATACGAGACCGTTAACACCAGTAAATCCTGATCTAAACGAGGAATCACTGACCCCAAATCACTTCCTAATTGGGAGGTCAAGCGGGATGATACCTTTCGGCTCGTATAAAGACTACACAGCAGACAGTCGCTCGTGGAAAGCTGCGCAAAAGTTGGCCGAAGCATTCTGGGCTCGATGGGTAGCAGAGTACAAACCCCAATTGATGCCTCGGCTCGGCAACCCGCAGCACAGCAACCTCAACCCCGGAGACATCGTTATAATATGTGATAGAACGATGCCCCGTGGAATATGGCCTAGAggtgaaataataaagacttTCCCAGGTCCAGACGGGCGGGTTAGAGTAGCAGAAGTCCGTACAGCCGCCGGACTAATTCGTCGCCCAGCCTCTCGTCTGATTCTCGTAAGCAGccaggaataa